One stretch of Armigeres subalbatus isolate Guangzhou_Male chromosome 2, GZ_Asu_2, whole genome shotgun sequence DNA includes these proteins:
- the LOC134209181 gene encoding uncharacterized protein LOC134209181 — MPGIYVMDVAIFGATCSPASAQFVKNKNAKEFEDQYPRAVEGIVNNHYVDDSLESYSSVAEAIRVSEEMRMIHQNGGFELRNWLSNKEEVLRSLGETKPSVDKNIGPDNKEFERILGLLWMTKKDELCLATSVQEPIQKLIDEHYQKLQLHTFVDASEVAYAAVSYFRITNPDGVVECNLSATKTKVAPLKPLSVPRLELQAAVLGIRLMQFVEESHTVKIQQRFVWSDSATVLAWLRADHRKYKQFVACRVGELLTASEVREWQWVPSKLNPADLATKWGKGYAQDVNGAWFSGPEFLKNPESEWPKQKTTLLSTAEDLRPCHTHHIVGGSIINWRRKPKGEESITGYLKSDELQNGLRTIIRLTQWQAFPDEMVLLTRNQQRSEEHQVQLEKSSLSRLSPMLDEFGILRIDGRITAASNVTENTKFPIILPKKHRFTFLLLDDYHRRFRHCNMETVVNEVRQQYYVPQLRVAVKQVAKACQWCRIYKAKPNMPRMAPLPSVRLASFQRPFTHTGLDLFGPLLVKIGRGTAKRWVAVFTCLTIRAVHVEVVHSLSTESCIKVIRMFNQFSKSKSPPGAWERMVRSIKTAMDAAFNSHGKLDDETLVTLVVEAEALVNRRPLTYLPITSEESEALTPNLFLLGSSSGVHQSADGNVVAVLRTSWDQIQLHLDTFWRRWIREYLPTLTRRTKWFGDVKAV; from the exons ATGCCAGGAATCTATGTTATGGACGTGGCTATCTTCGGAGCAACGTGTTCTCCAGCATCCGCTCAGTTCGTGAAGAACAAGAATGCGAAAGAGTTTGAAGACCAGTATCCGCGAGCAGTTGAAGGTATCGTTAACAACCACTACGTTGACGACTCGTTGGAGAGCTACAGTAGTGTGGCCGAAGCCATACGCGTGTCGGAAGAAATGCGGATGATTCATCAAAACGGAGGTTTCGAGTTGAGGAACTGGCTGTCGAACAAGGAAGAAGTGCTGCGTAGTCTAGGTGAAACAAAGCCATCCGTTGATAAGAACATCGGTCCAGACAATAAGGAGTTTGAACGTATACTGGGGTTGCTGTGGATGACCAAGAAAGATGAACTTTGCTTAGCTACATCAGTACAAGAACCAATTCAAAAATTAATCGATGAG CACTATCAGAAGCTTCAGCTGCACACGTTCGTCGACGCCAGTGAGGTGGCCTACGCAGCTGTATCGTATTTCCGTATAACGAATCCGGACGGGGTTGTGGAATGCAATCTAAGTGCGACAAAGACTAAGGTGGCACCACTAAAACCGTTATCGGTACCTAGATTAGAGCTACAAGCAGCAGTATTGGGAATCCGTTTAATGCAGTTCGTCGAAGAAAGTCACACCGTGAAGATTCAGCAACGTTTTGTTTGGAGTGATTCAGCAACTGTTCTAGCTTGGTTACGTGCTGATCATCGGAAATATAAACAGTTCGTGGCGTGTCGCGTAGGCGAGTTGCTGACAGCATCCGAAGTTCGCGAATGGCAATGGGTGCCATCAAAACTTAATCCTGCAGATTTGGCCACTAAATGGGGAAAGGGTTACGCTCAAGATGTGAATGGCGCTTGGTTCAGCGGaccagaattcctgaagaatccggAATCTGAATGGCCAAAACAGAAAACCACTTTGCTGTCTACAGCTGAAGATCTGCGTCCGTGTCATACGCATCACATA GTCGGCGGCAGCATCATTAATTGGAGGCGAAAGCCAAAGGGTGAAGAATCGATCACTGGGTACTTGAAGTCGGACGAACTGCAAAATGGTTTACGGACGATTATCCGCCTAACGCAATGGCAAGCTTTCCCGGATGAAATGGTTCTCCTCACGCGAAATCAACAAAGGTCGGAGGAGCATCAAGTGCAGTTAGAAAAATCGAGCCTGTCGAGGCTGTCACCAATGTTGGATGAATTCGGGATACTCAGAATTGATGGACGCATCACAGCAGCTTCGAACGTAACTGAGAATACCAAGTTTCCTATCATTCTTCCCAAGAAACATCGATTCACCTTTCTTCTGCTGGACGATTACCATCGAAGATTTCGCCATTGCAACATGGAAACCGTGGTAAATGAGGTGCGCCAACAATACTATGTACCTCAACTAAGGGTCGCAGTAAAACAGGTCGCAAAAGCCTGTCAATGGTGTAGAATCTATAAGGCAAAACCGAATATGCCAAGAATGGCTCCGCTACCGTCGGTACGATTAGCATCGTTCCAGAGGCCATTTACCCACACGGGCCTCGATCTCTTCGGACCATTGTTGGTGAAAATTGGTAGGGGTACGGCGAAGCGGTGGGTTGCTGTATTCACCTGCCTCACCATTCGTGCTGTCCACGTTGAGGTGGTACACAGTCTCAGTACAGAGTCTTGCATCAAAGTCATCCGTATGTTC AACCAATTTTCGAAGAGCAAATCGCCTCCTGGTGCCTGGGAGCGAATGGTACGCTCAATCAAAACAGCCATGGATGCTGCGTTCAACAGTCATGGAAAGCTGGACGACGAAACGTTAGTAACGCTAGTGGTAGAAGCAGAAGCATTAGTGAACCGCCGTCCGCTGACGTACCTGCCGATCACCTCCGAAGAAAGCGAAGCTTTGACCCCGAATCTTTTTCTGCTGGGCAGTTCAAGCGGAGTACATCAGTCAGCAGATGGCAACGTAGTGGCCGTTTTGCGGACATCATGGGATCAAATCCAACTCCACTTAGATACTTTCTGGAGGAGATGGATCAGAGAGTACCTTCCAACCCTGACCAGGCGTACGAAGTGGTTTGGAGATGTGAAAGCTGTGTGA